A stretch of the Halomonas sp. BDJS001 genome encodes the following:
- a CDS encoding NAD-dependent epimerase/dehydratase family protein: MLEAASCSGVERFVFVSSPSIFAAYRDRLAIGEYDAPALQPLNHYARTKLAAERSVLAPRADAMACCAIRPRALVGPGDQVILPKLTELAGRERMPLPRGGRALIELTDLRDAAWAICTAEERAVGLAGKAINISGGSPIRVREVAHKLANALGKTPQLVSLPVGLARAIAVLSENAALLMRSAQEPMLTRYKLATLAYSQTFDLEPAQRLLGYRPQHDALATLLAEARQLATQEKQP; encoded by the coding sequence TTGCTTGAAGCGGCCAGCTGCTCGGGCGTAGAGCGTTTCGTGTTTGTTTCTTCGCCGTCAATTTTTGCCGCGTATCGTGACCGGTTAGCCATCGGCGAATATGACGCCCCCGCGCTTCAGCCACTTAACCACTACGCACGTACCAAGCTCGCGGCGGAACGCAGCGTGCTTGCGCCGCGGGCAGACGCCATGGCCTGCTGCGCCATTCGCCCGCGTGCACTGGTGGGGCCGGGCGATCAGGTGATCCTACCCAAGCTGACCGAACTGGCGGGGCGCGAGCGGATGCCGCTGCCGCGTGGGGGCAGGGCGCTGATTGAGTTGACCGATCTGCGCGACGCCGCATGGGCCATCTGCACCGCTGAGGAGCGGGCAGTCGGGCTTGCCGGAAAGGCGATCAACATATCGGGAGGTAGCCCCATTAGGGTACGCGAAGTGGCTCATAAGCTTGCCAATGCGTTGGGAAAAACACCGCAGCTTGTCTCGCTGCCGGTTGGCTTGGCGCGTGCTATCGCTGTGCTCAGTGAAAATGCTGCGCTGCTGATGCGCTCCGCCCAGGAGCCAATGCTGACCCGCTACAAGCTGGCGACGCTGGCCTACTCTCAAACCTTTGATCTCGAGCCTGCTCAGCGGTTACTCGGCTACCGACCCCAGCATGATGCACTGGCAACCCTCCTGGCCGAAGCACGGCAGCTTGCCACGCAGGAAAAGCAGCCATGA
- a CDS encoding MBL fold metallo-hydrolase: MIRVGFRWLERGLCRHPEIATLSGGSLCAVDFPAMVGVIEHPARGILLFDTGYDPAFIDATETFPERFYRWTTPVKIDAQQAWSVWLATHGIEDSAIAGTIISHFHGDHVAGMCHLAQRPVYCARAGLSELRQPGRFGRVRQGLLPALVPQAADANARFFEDAPAVALPSGFAPFNEGRDILGDGSLIAVELPGHCVGHWGLALRTTDDRQVLLAADAVWLGKSITQRRPPPRLTTALLGDTRRYRATLNLLSEAACCNGDLVILPSHCAASAKRFGDHDAN, from the coding sequence ATGATCCGCGTCGGATTCCGTTGGCTTGAACGCGGTTTATGCCGCCATCCAGAGATCGCTACTCTCTCAGGTGGGAGCCTATGTGCGGTTGATTTTCCCGCCATGGTGGGGGTGATTGAGCACCCGGCGCGGGGTATTTTGTTGTTTGATACCGGCTATGATCCTGCTTTTATCGATGCAACTGAGACGTTTCCCGAGCGGTTCTATCGCTGGACAACGCCGGTCAAAATCGATGCACAGCAGGCGTGGAGCGTCTGGCTCGCGACCCATGGGATTGAAGATAGCGCGATTGCCGGCACCATCATCTCGCATTTTCATGGCGATCATGTCGCCGGGATGTGCCACCTTGCCCAGCGGCCGGTCTATTGCGCCCGTGCGGGTCTGTCCGAATTGCGCCAACCGGGTCGCTTTGGCCGCGTGCGCCAGGGTCTGCTGCCTGCGCTGGTTCCCCAGGCGGCCGATGCCAATGCTCGCTTTTTCGAAGATGCGCCAGCAGTGGCGCTACCCAGCGGATTTGCGCCCTTTAATGAAGGCCGTGACATCCTGGGTGACGGTAGCCTGATCGCCGTGGAACTGCCCGGTCATTGCGTTGGCCACTGGGGGTTGGCACTGCGCACCACCGACGATCGCCAGGTCTTGCTGGCTGCCGACGCGGTGTGGCTTGGCAAGTCAATCACGCAGCGCCGACCGCCGCCGCGGCTTACTACCGCGCTTCTCGGCGATACCCGGCGTTATCGCGCTACGCTAAACCTGTTGAGCGAGGCGGCGTGCTGCAATGGCGACTTGGTCATCCTACCTTCGCATTGCGCTGCCAGTGCCAAGCGTTTTGGTGACCATGATGCGAACTGA